In Herbaspirillum seropedicae, a single window of DNA contains:
- the rplV gene encoding 50S ribosomal protein L22, translated as MMETKATLRGVHLSAQKGRLVADLIRGKKVDQALNILAFSPKKGAVIIKKVLESAIANAEHNDGADIDELKVKTIYVEKGAVLKRFTARAKGRGDRISKQSCHIYVTVGN; from the coding sequence ATGATGGAAACTAAAGCTACTCTGCGCGGTGTGCACCTGTCGGCCCAGAAAGGCCGCCTGGTTGCAGACCTGATCCGCGGTAAAAAAGTTGATCAGGCACTGAATATCTTGGCCTTCAGCCCCAAGAAGGGCGCGGTCATCATCAAGAAGGTTCTGGAGTCCGCCATCGCGAACGCCGAACACAACGATGGTGCCGACATTGACGAGCTGAAAGTCAAGACCATTTATGTGGAAAAGGGTGCGGTCCTCAAGCGCTTCACAGCGCGTGCAAAGGGCCGTGGTGATCGTATTTCCAAGCAGTCGTGTCACATCTACGTGACCGTCGGAAACTAA
- the rpsC gene encoding 30S ribosomal protein S3, with protein sequence MGQKIHPTGFRLAVTRNWGSRWYAGNNNFADMLNEDLKVRAYLKKKLKNASVGRVVIERPAKNARITIYSSRPGVVIGKKGEDIEVLKSALAKLMGVPVHVNIEEIRKPEADAQLIADSICQQLEKRIMFRRAMKRAMQNAMRLGAQGIKIMSSGRLNGIEIARTEWYREGRVPLHTLRADIDYGFGEAETTYGIIGVKVWVYKGDRLANGESPVLVGEPEDDKKRRGPRRDDGKPGARPRSKTGAPGAGAKRGGGRPQAADAGVSAEKAGE encoded by the coding sequence ATGGGACAGAAGATTCATCCAACCGGTTTCCGTCTGGCGGTTACACGTAACTGGGGCTCGCGTTGGTATGCAGGCAACAACAACTTTGCCGACATGCTCAACGAGGACCTGAAGGTCCGTGCTTACCTGAAGAAGAAGCTGAAGAACGCTTCGGTTGGCCGCGTGGTCATCGAGCGTCCGGCCAAGAACGCCCGTATCACCATTTACAGCTCCCGTCCGGGCGTTGTGATCGGCAAGAAGGGCGAAGACATCGAAGTGCTGAAGTCGGCACTGGCCAAGCTCATGGGCGTGCCCGTGCACGTCAACATCGAAGAAATCCGCAAGCCGGAAGCCGATGCTCAGCTGATCGCTGACTCGATCTGCCAGCAGCTGGAAAAGCGCATCATGTTCCGTCGCGCCATGAAGCGTGCGATGCAGAACGCCATGCGCCTGGGCGCCCAAGGCATCAAGATCATGTCCTCGGGTCGTCTGAACGGCATCGAAATCGCACGTACCGAATGGTACCGTGAAGGCCGTGTGCCCCTGCACACCCTGCGCGCCGATATCGACTATGGCTTCGGCGAAGCTGAAACCACCTACGGCATCATCGGTGTGAAGGTGTGGGTCTACAAGGGCGATCGCCTGGCAAACGGCGAATCGCCGGTGCTGGTCGGCGAACCGGAAGACGACAAGAAGCGTCGTGGCCCCCGTCGTGACGACGGCAAGCCGGGTGCACGTCCCCGCTCCAAGACTGGCGCTCCTGGCGCTGGTGCAAAGCGTGGCGGTGGTCGTCCTCAAGCTGCCGATGCCGGTGTGTCGGCTGAGAAAGCAGGAGAATAA
- the rplP gene encoding 50S ribosomal protein L16, whose product MLQPARRKYRKEQKGRNTGISHTRGTAVSFGDFGLKATGRGRITARQIEAARRAMTRHIKRGGRIWIRVFPDKPISQKPAEVRMGNGKGNPEYYVAEIQPGKVLYEMDGVDEALAREAFRLAAAKLPLSTTFVVRQVGQ is encoded by the coding sequence ATGCTGCAACCAGCACGTAGAAAATATCGTAAAGAACAAAAAGGTCGTAACACCGGCATTTCGCACACCCGCGGAACCGCCGTCTCGTTCGGCGATTTTGGTCTGAAGGCAACCGGCCGCGGCCGTATCACTGCCCGTCAGATCGAAGCTGCTCGTCGTGCGATGACCCGTCACATCAAGCGCGGTGGTCGTATCTGGATCCGCGTCTTCCCGGACAAGCCAATTTCCCAGAAGCCCGCAGAAGTGCGTATGGGTAACGGTAAGGGTAATCCGGAGTACTACGTGGCTGAAATCCAGCCGGGTAAGGTACTGTACGAGATGGACGGTGTGGACGAAGCCCTGGCGCGCGAGGCGTTCCGTTTGGCTGCTGCCAAATTGCCGCTGTCGACGACTTTCGTTGTTCGCCAAGTCGGTCAATAA
- the rpmC gene encoding 50S ribosomal protein L29 — protein sequence MKASELRGKDKAGLEKELGELLKAQFSLRMQIATQQLNNTAQLKKVRRDIARVKTVINSKDGQQ from the coding sequence ATGAAAGCATCTGAACTCCGCGGTAAGGACAAGGCAGGGCTGGAAAAGGAACTGGGCGAGCTGTTGAAAGCTCAGTTCAGCCTGCGCATGCAAATTGCGACCCAGCAACTGAACAATACCGCACAGCTGAAGAAGGTACGTCGCGACATCGCACGTGTGAAAACTGTGATCAACTCGAAGGATGGCCAACAATGA
- the rpsQ gene encoding 30S ribosomal protein S17, whose amino-acid sequence MNDQVKQALKRTLIGKVVSDKMDKTVTVEIERQMKHPLYGKIIKRTKKYHAHDEQNSAKAGDVVEITESRPISKTKSWTVTRVVQEAQIV is encoded by the coding sequence ATGAACGATCAAGTGAAACAAGCGCTCAAGCGCACGCTGATTGGCAAAGTTGTGTCGGACAAGATGGATAAGACCGTCACTGTCGAAATCGAGCGTCAAATGAAGCACCCGCTGTACGGCAAGATCATCAAGCGCACCAAGAAGTACCACGCGCATGATGAGCAAAACTCGGCGAAGGCCGGCGACGTGGTGGAAATCACCGAAAGCCGTCCGATCTCCAAGACGAAGTCGTGGACTGTGACCCGTGTGGTGCAGGAAGCACAAATCGTCTAA
- the rplN gene encoding 50S ribosomal protein L14 gives MIQTESRLEVADNTGAREVLCIKVLGGSKRRYAGIGDVIKVTVKSAAPRGRVKKGEIYNAVVVRTAKGVRRQDGSLVKFDGNAAVLLNAKLEPIGTRIFGPVTRELRTERFMKIVSLAPEVL, from the coding sequence ATGATTCAAACTGAAAGCCGGCTCGAAGTGGCCGACAACACTGGTGCGCGCGAAGTTCTGTGCATCAAGGTCTTGGGTGGTTCCAAGCGCCGCTATGCGGGCATTGGCGATGTGATCAAGGTTACTGTCAAGAGCGCAGCACCGCGTGGTCGCGTCAAGAAGGGTGAAATTTATAACGCTGTCGTCGTTCGTACCGCCAAGGGCGTGCGTCGTCAGGATGGTTCGCTGGTCAAGTTCGATGGTAATGCTGCCGTCCTGCTGAACGCCAAGCTGGAGCCCATCGGCACCCGTATCTTTGGGCCGGTGACTCGTGAGCTGCGTACAGAGCGCTTCATGAAGATCGTCTCCCTGGCGCCTGAAGTTCTGTAA
- the rplX gene encoding 50S ribosomal protein L24, with the protein MAKIRKNDEVIVLTGKDKGKRGVVTARVGTDYVVVEGVNVAKKATRPNPMTGATGGIVDKLMPIHVSNVALFNAATGKADRVAYKEVDGKKVRAYKSNGEVVKV; encoded by the coding sequence ATGGCAAAGATTCGTAAAAACGATGAAGTCATCGTGTTGACCGGCAAAGACAAGGGCAAGCGCGGTGTCGTGACTGCTCGCGTCGGGACCGATTATGTCGTCGTGGAAGGCGTGAACGTCGCTAAGAAGGCGACCCGCCCCAATCCGATGACTGGTGCAACTGGCGGCATCGTCGATAAGCTGATGCCAATTCATGTGTCGAACGTCGCGTTGTTCAACGCTGCGACCGGCAAGGCAGATCGTGTGGCTTACAAGGAAGTGGACGGCAAGAAGGTCCGCGCTTACAAGTCCAACGGCGAAGTCGTTAAGGTTTAA
- the rplE gene encoding 50S ribosomal protein L5, translated as MARLQQFYKDKVVADLTTKYSYKSVMEVPRILKITLNMGLSEAVADKKIIEHAVGDLTKIAGQKPVVTKARKAIAGFKIREGYPIGCMVTLRGARMYEFLDRLITVALPRVRDFRGVSGRAFDGRGNYNIGVKEQIIFPEIEYDKIDALRGMNISITTTAKTDDEAKALLAAFKFPFRN; from the coding sequence ATGGCACGTCTTCAACAGTTTTATAAAGATAAGGTCGTCGCCGATCTGACTACGAAGTATTCGTACAAGTCGGTGATGGAAGTTCCGCGCATCCTGAAGATCACCCTGAACATGGGTCTGTCCGAAGCAGTTGCGGATAAGAAGATCATCGAGCACGCCGTTGGCGACCTGACCAAGATCGCTGGTCAGAAGCCCGTGGTGACCAAGGCTCGTAAGGCTATCGCTGGTTTCAAGATCCGCGAAGGCTACCCGATCGGTTGCATGGTGACCCTGCGTGGCGCCCGCATGTACGAATTCCTGGATCGTCTGATCACCGTGGCCCTGCCGCGCGTGCGTGACTTCCGTGGTGTGTCGGGTCGTGCGTTCGACGGTCGTGGCAACTACAACATTGGTGTGAAAGAGCAGATCATCTTCCCCGAAATCGAGTACGACAAGATCGATGCACTGCGTGGCATGAACATCAGCATCACCACGACTGCAAAGACCGACGACGAAGCGAAGGCGCTTCTCGCCGCATTTAAATTCCCGTTCAGAAACTGA
- the rpsN gene encoding 30S ribosomal protein S14 — MAKLALINREQKRAEMVKKYAAKRAELKAIIDDQSKSEEERYEARLKLQALPRNSAPTRQRNRCALTGRPRGTFRKFGLGRIKVREIAMRGEIPGLTKASW, encoded by the coding sequence ATGGCAAAACTGGCACTGATTAACCGTGAACAGAAGCGCGCAGAAATGGTGAAGAAGTATGCTGCCAAGCGCGCCGAGTTGAAGGCTATTATCGACGACCAATCGAAGTCGGAAGAAGAGCGTTACGAAGCCCGCCTGAAGCTGCAGGCGCTGCCGCGTAACTCCGCTCCGACCCGCCAGCGCAACCGTTGCGCGCTGACTGGCCGTCCCCGTGGTACTTTCCGCAAGTTCGGATTGGGCCGTATCAAGGTCCGTGAAATCGCCATGCGCGGCGAAATCCCGGGTTTGACCAAAGCTAGCTGGTAA
- the rpsH gene encoding 30S ribosomal protein S8 yields MSMSDPIADMLTRIRNAQGVNKTTVVMPSSKVKVAIANVLKDEGYIEDFAVVAADGKAELKIGLKYYAGRPVIERLERVSRPGLRIYKGKDDIPNVMNGLGVAIVSTPRGVMTDRKARATGVGGEVICYVA; encoded by the coding sequence ATGAGTATGAGCGATCCTATCGCCGATATGCTGACCCGTATCCGCAATGCGCAAGGCGTGAACAAGACTACCGTCGTCATGCCGTCTTCCAAAGTGAAGGTCGCCATTGCCAACGTCCTCAAGGACGAGGGTTATATCGAAGATTTCGCCGTGGTTGCCGCTGATGGCAAGGCTGAATTGAAAATCGGTTTGAAGTATTACGCTGGCCGTCCGGTCATCGAGCGCCTGGAGCGCGTGTCCCGTCCGGGTCTGCGCATCTACAAGGGCAAGGACGATATCCCCAACGTCATGAACGGCCTGGGTGTGGCAATCGTGTCCACCCCGCGCGGCGTGATGACTGACCGCAAAGCACGCGCAACCGGTGTCGGTGGCGAAGTGATTTGCTACGTGGCCTAA
- the rplF gene encoding 50S ribosomal protein L6, with the protein MSRVGKMPVALPSGAEATITAEQITVKGPLGSLTQPLTKKVKVVNNNGSLSFEVADDSREANAMSGTLRALVNNMVNGVTKGFEKKLNLVGVGFRAQAQGDKLNLSLGFSHPIVHQMPAGIKVETPTQTEILIKGIDRQVVGQVAAEIRAYREPEPYKGKGVRYADEVVTLKETKKK; encoded by the coding sequence ATGTCTCGTGTAGGTAAAATGCCTGTTGCACTGCCGAGTGGCGCGGAAGCGACCATCACTGCAGAGCAAATCACCGTCAAGGGCCCGCTGGGCTCCTTGACCCAACCGCTGACCAAGAAGGTCAAGGTGGTCAACAACAATGGCTCGCTGAGCTTCGAAGTGGCTGATGACAGCCGCGAAGCCAACGCGATGTCGGGCACCCTGCGTGCTCTGGTCAACAACATGGTCAACGGCGTCACCAAGGGCTTCGAAAAGAAGCTGAACCTGGTTGGCGTGGGTTTCCGTGCACAAGCACAAGGCGACAAGCTGAACCTGTCGCTGGGCTTCTCGCACCCCATCGTTCACCAGATGCCCGCTGGCATCAAGGTTGAGACCCCGACCCAGACCGAAATCCTGATCAAGGGTATCGATCGCCAGGTGGTTGGCCAGGTCGCCGCTGAAATTCGCGCGTACCGCGAACCCGAGCCCTACAAGGGCAAGGGTGTGCGCTACGCTGACGAAGTGGTGACGCTCAAAGAAACCAAGAAGAAGTAA
- the rplR gene encoding 50S ribosomal protein L18, with product MDKKQSRLRRATQTRAKIAELKVNRLAVHRTNTHIYASVIGPDANVLASASTLEAEVRAQLAGQTGKGGNAAAAALIGKRVAEKALKAGVTEVAFDRSGFRYHGRVKALAEAAREAGLKF from the coding sequence ATGGACAAGAAACAATCTCGCCTGCGCCGTGCGACTCAGACTCGCGCCAAGATCGCAGAACTGAAGGTGAATCGTCTGGCTGTGCACCGTACCAACACGCACATCTACGCCAGCGTCATCGGCCCCGACGCCAACGTGCTGGCTTCCGCCTCCACCCTGGAAGCAGAAGTCCGCGCCCAGCTGGCAGGTCAGACCGGCAAGGGTGGCAATGCTGCCGCTGCTGCCCTGATCGGCAAGCGCGTGGCGGAGAAGGCTCTGAAGGCCGGTGTGACTGAAGTCGCATTCGACCGCTCCGGTTTCCGTTATCACGGTCGCGTCAAGGCGCTGGCTGAGGCTGCGCGTGAAGCCGGCCTGAAGTTCTAA
- the rpsE gene encoding 30S ribosomal protein S5, which yields MAKMQSKTQSDKPDDGMREKMIAVNRVTKVVKGGRIMGFAALAVVGDGDGRIGMGKGKSKEVPVAVQKAMEEARRKLIKVTLKNGTVQHTVIGKHGASSVMISPAKDGTGVIAGGPMRAIFEVMGVTNVVAKSTGSTNPYNMVRATLDGLSKMNTPAEIAAKRGKSVEEILG from the coding sequence ATGGCAAAAATGCAATCGAAAACGCAAAGCGACAAGCCTGATGACGGCATGCGCGAAAAAATGATCGCGGTCAACCGCGTCACCAAGGTGGTGAAGGGCGGCCGCATCATGGGTTTCGCAGCGCTGGCAGTGGTCGGTGACGGCGATGGCCGTATCGGCATGGGCAAGGGCAAGTCCAAGGAAGTGCCCGTGGCCGTGCAGAAGGCGATGGAAGAAGCACGTCGCAAGCTGATCAAGGTGACCCTGAAGAACGGTACCGTGCAACACACCGTCATCGGCAAGCACGGCGCCTCCTCGGTGATGATCTCGCCGGCCAAGGACGGTACTGGCGTCATCGCCGGCGGTCCGATGCGCGCGATCTTCGAGGTGATGGGCGTGACCAACGTGGTGGCCAAGTCGACCGGTTCGACCAACCCCTACAACATGGTCCGTGCCACCCTGGACGGTCTGTCGAAGATGAACACTCCGGCTGAAATTGCTGCCAAGCGCGGCAAGTCGGTCGAAGAAATCCTGGGCTAA
- the rpmD gene encoding 50S ribosomal protein L30 yields MANTIKVKLVKGLIGTRQDHRATVRGLGLRRVNSVSELEDTPSVRGMINKVSYLVKVVS; encoded by the coding sequence ATGGCTAACACAATCAAAGTCAAGCTGGTCAAGGGTCTGATCGGTACTCGTCAGGACCACCGCGCTACCGTGCGCGGTCTGGGTCTGCGTCGCGTCAACTCGGTGTCCGAACTGGAAGACACCCCGTCGGTGCGCGGCATGATCAACAAAGTGTCCTATCTTGTGAAAGTTGTGTCGTAA
- the rplO gene encoding 50S ribosomal protein L15 encodes MQLNTIQPAEGAKHAKRRVGRGIGSGLGKTAGRGHKGQKSRSGGFHKVGFEGGQMPLQRRLPKRGFKSLATPYKAEVRLSDLEKLPVAEIDVLALKQAGLVSELARVVRIIKAGELTKKVTVKGLIATAGAKAAIEAAGGSIAE; translated from the coding sequence ATGCAATTAAACACTATCCAACCCGCAGAAGGCGCAAAGCACGCTAAGCGTCGCGTCGGTCGTGGTATCGGTTCTGGCCTGGGCAAGACGGCCGGCCGTGGCCACAAGGGTCAGAAGTCGCGTTCGGGCGGTTTCCACAAGGTCGGCTTCGAAGGCGGCCAGATGCCCCTGCAACGTCGTCTGCCCAAGCGCGGTTTCAAGTCGCTGGCAACGCCGTACAAGGCTGAAGTGCGCCTGTCCGACCTGGAAAAGCTGCCCGTCGCCGAGATCGACGTGCTGGCATTGAAGCAAGCCGGCCTGGTGTCGGAACTGGCTCGTGTCGTGCGTATCATCAAGGCTGGCGAACTGACCAAGAAGGTAACCGTCAAGGGTCTGATCGCAACCGCTGGTGCCAAGGCCGCTATCGAAGCAGCCGGTGGTTCCATCGCTGAGTGA
- the secY gene encoding preprotein translocase subunit SecY — MATTPQLAKGAAKGFPWGRLWFLLGALIVYRIGAHIPVPGIDPTQLAQLFKQNQGGILGMFNMFSGGALSRFTIFALGIMPYISASIIMQLLSVVSPQLEALKKEGEAGRRKITQYTRYGTLVLATFQALGIAVALESQAGLVLDPGLAFRLTTVVTLITGTMFLMWLGEQITERGLGNGISIIIFAGIAAGLPNALGGLFELVRTGSMNALSAILICVIVALVTFLVVFIERGQRKILVNYAKRQVGNKIYGGQSSHLPLKLNMAGVIPPIFASSIILFPATITSWFTSGDTSNPFIRFLKDLAASMAPGEPIHALLYAVAIVFFCFFYTALVFNSKETADNLKKSGAFVPGIRPGDQTARYIDKILMRLTLAGAVYITLVCLLPEFLIARWKVPFYFGGTSLLIIVVVTMDFMAQVQNYVMSQQYESLLRKANFKGGMTPR, encoded by the coding sequence TTGGCAACTACTCCTCAATTAGCGAAAGGCGCCGCAAAAGGATTCCCCTGGGGTCGTTTGTGGTTCCTGCTGGGGGCGTTGATCGTTTATCGCATCGGTGCACATATCCCGGTTCCGGGTATTGATCCGACGCAGTTGGCGCAGCTGTTCAAGCAGAATCAGGGCGGCATTCTGGGCATGTTCAACATGTTCTCCGGTGGTGCCCTGTCGCGCTTCACGATCTTCGCACTGGGGATCATGCCGTATATCTCGGCATCGATCATCATGCAGCTGCTGTCGGTGGTTTCGCCGCAGCTGGAAGCATTGAAGAAAGAGGGTGAAGCCGGTCGTCGCAAGATCACGCAGTACACCCGTTACGGCACCCTGGTGCTGGCGACCTTCCAGGCGCTGGGCATTGCGGTGGCGCTGGAATCGCAAGCCGGCCTGGTGCTGGATCCGGGTCTGGCCTTCCGTCTGACTACGGTGGTGACGTTGATTACCGGTACGATGTTCCTGATGTGGCTGGGTGAACAGATCACTGAACGTGGTCTGGGCAATGGCATCTCGATCATCATTTTCGCTGGTATTGCGGCAGGTCTGCCGAATGCTCTGGGTGGCTTGTTCGAACTGGTCCGTACCGGTTCGATGAACGCTCTGTCGGCAATCCTGATCTGCGTGATCGTGGCTCTGGTGACGTTCCTGGTGGTCTTCATCGAACGTGGCCAGCGCAAGATCCTGGTGAATTATGCGAAGCGTCAGGTCGGCAACAAGATCTACGGTGGTCAAAGCAGCCACCTGCCCCTGAAGCTGAACATGGCTGGTGTGATTCCGCCGATCTTTGCATCGTCGATCATTCTGTTCCCGGCCACGATCACCAGCTGGTTCACATCGGGTGATACGTCGAACCCCTTCATTCGTTTCCTGAAGGATCTGGCGGCATCGATGGCACCAGGCGAACCGATCCATGCTTTGCTGTATGCGGTGGCTATCGTCTTCTTCTGCTTCTTCTACACCGCACTGGTGTTCAACAGCAAGGAAACGGCAGACAACCTGAAGAAGAGTGGTGCTTTTGTTCCGGGTATCCGTCCGGGTGACCAGACCGCGCGTTATATCGACAAGATCCTGATGCGCCTGACCCTGGCCGGCGCCGTGTACATCACCTTGGTGTGCCTGCTGCCAGAGTTCCTGATCGCACGCTGGAAGGTGCCGTTCTACTTCGGTGGCACATCGCTGCTGATCATTGTGGTCGTGACGATGGATTTCATGGCCCAAGTGCAGAACTATGTGATGTCGCAGCAGTATGAATCGTTGCTCCGCAAAGCTAATTTCAAGGGTGGCATGACACCGCGATAA
- the infA gene encoding translation initiation factor IF-1, with product MAKDDVIQMQGEILENLPNATFRVKLENGHVVLGHISGKMRMNYIRILPGDKVTVELTPYDLSRARIVFRTK from the coding sequence ATGGCAAAAGACGACGTTATTCAGATGCAGGGCGAGATTCTTGAAAATCTGCCCAACGCGACATTCAGGGTTAAGTTGGAAAACGGTCACGTTGTACTCGGCCATATTTCCGGCAAGATGCGCATGAATTACATCCGTATCTTGCCCGGCGATAAGGTAACGGTGGAACTGACGCCTTACGATTTGAGCCGGGCACGTATCGTGTTCCGAACCAAGTAA
- the rpmJ gene encoding 50S ribosomal protein L36, with product MKVLASVKRICRNCKIIKRNGIVRVICTEPRHKQRQG from the coding sequence ATGAAAGTGCTCGCATCAGTCAAGCGGATCTGCCGCAACTGCAAAATCATCAAGCGCAATGGCATCGTTCGCGTGATCTGCACCGAACCCCGCCATAAGCAGCGCCAGGGTTAA
- the rpsM gene encoding 30S ribosomal protein S13: MARIAGVNIPNHQHTVIGLTAIYGIGRPRAQDICAATGVPTNKKVKDLDDNELEKLRDEIAKFVVEGDLRRELSMNIKRLMDLGCYRGLRHRRGLPVRGQRTRTNARTRKGPRKAAQSLKK, from the coding sequence ATGGCACGTATTGCAGGGGTCAACATCCCCAACCATCAGCACACCGTGATCGGCCTGACCGCCATCTATGGTATTGGCCGTCCGCGCGCACAAGACATTTGCGCTGCTACCGGCGTTCCGACCAACAAGAAGGTCAAGGACCTGGACGATAACGAGCTGGAAAAGCTGCGTGACGAAATTGCCAAGTTCGTCGTGGAAGGCGATCTGCGCCGTGAGTTGTCCATGAACATCAAGCGTTTGATGGACCTGGGTTGCTACCGCGGTCTGCGTCACCGTCGTGGTCTGCCGGTCCGTGGTCAACGTACCCGCACCAACGCCCGTACTCGCAAGGGTCCGCGCAAGGCCGCTCAATCGCTGAAGAAATAA
- the rpsK gene encoding 30S ribosomal protein S11 — MAKSPNNAAASRVRKKVKKNVAEGIAHVHASFNNTIITITDRQGNALSWATSGGAGFKGSRKSTPFAAQVAAESAGKVAIECGIKNLEVRIKGPGPGRESAVRALNNLGIKITQIQDVTPVPHNGCRPPKRRRI, encoded by the coding sequence ATGGCAAAGTCCCCCAACAACGCAGCAGCATCGCGTGTTCGTAAGAAAGTTAAGAAGAACGTTGCTGAAGGCATCGCGCACGTTCACGCTTCGTTCAACAACACCATCATCACGATCACCGACCGTCAGGGCAACGCTCTGTCGTGGGCGACCTCGGGTGGTGCTGGCTTCAAGGGTTCGCGCAAGTCGACTCCGTTCGCAGCCCAGGTCGCCGCTGAAAGCGCCGGCAAGGTTGCCATCGAATGCGGCATCAAGAACCTGGAAGTGCGTATCAAGGGCCCCGGCCCGGGCCGTGAATCCGCAGTGCGCGCTCTGAACAACCTGGGTATCAAGATCACCCAGATCCAGGACGTGACCCCGGTCCCGCACAACGGCTGCCGTCCGCCGAAGCGCCGTCGCATCTAA
- the rpsD gene encoding 30S ribosomal protein S4, producing the protein MARYIGPKAKLSRREGTDLFLKSARRSLDSKCKLDSKPGQHGRTSGARTSDYGNQLREKQKVKRMYGVLERQFRRYFAEADRRKGNTGETLLKLLESRLDNVVYRMGFGSTRAEARQLVSHKALTVNGQVVNIASYSVKAGDVIAVREKAKKQVRIAEALSLAESNGFPQWVSVDSKKLEGTFKSSPDRSEIAADVNESLIVELYSR; encoded by the coding sequence GTGGCACGTTATATCGGACCGAAAGCAAAACTCTCCCGCCGCGAAGGCACCGACCTGTTCCTGAAGAGCGCACGCCGCTCGCTGGATTCCAAGTGCAAGCTGGATTCCAAGCCGGGTCAGCACGGCCGCACCTCGGGCGCCCGCACCTCCGACTACGGCAACCAGCTGCGCGAAAAGCAGAAGGTCAAGCGCATGTACGGCGTCCTCGAGCGCCAGTTCCGCCGCTACTTCGCTGAAGCCGACCGCCGCAAGGGCAACACCGGCGAAACCCTGCTGAAGCTGCTGGAATCGCGCCTGGACAACGTCGTCTACCGCATGGGCTTCGGCTCGACCCGCGCTGAAGCGCGTCAGCTGGTGTCCCACAAGGCCCTGACCGTGAACGGTCAAGTCGTGAACATCGCTTCCTACTCCGTCAAGGCAGGCGACGTCATCGCCGTGCGTGAAAAGGCCAAGAAGCAAGTGCGTATCGCCGAAGCCCTGTCGCTGGCCGAGTCGAACGGTTTCCCGCAGTGGGTTTCCGTGGATTCGAAGAAGCTGGAAGGCACCTTCAAGTCCTCGCCGGACCGTAGCGAAATTGCTGCCGACGTCAACGAATCGCTGATCGTCGAACTGTACTCGCGTTAA